A window from Bacillota bacterium encodes these proteins:
- a CDS encoding tripartite tricarboxylate transporter permease encodes MDIWSYLGQGFLSVFQPQHLLFCIIGVVAGQVIGALPGIGSVSGVALLLPLTFGMDPESAIIMLTGIYYGCMYGGTVSAVLIDIPGDSAAIMTGLDGYQLAMRGRGGQALFMAAVGSFIAGTFGILMLTLFAPPLARFGLRFGPPETTALMLLALTSLGWLTGESAAKGLLSALLGLFLAVIGVDSVSGRPRFTMGVIDLMDGIPFLPIVIGIFGITQVLLWLESRAHWKVMKTNLGLRAILPSVQEWAVSKWAIVRGTIIGFFVGLMPGAGATTASFLSYTIERQSSRHPHLFGKGAIEGVAAPESANNAAAIAAYVPLLSLGIPGSATTAVLMGGLMLWGLRPGPLLFRDAPEFVWGLIASMYVANFLLLAVNTLAIPPMIRILSIPAPVLMAIVSVISIVGAYCVDNSVFDIWLALGAGVLGYFMNKLKLPVPPVVLGLVLGPDLETAMRQSFMLSKGSVAIFFTRPIALGLLIATALFLSAPAIGGLIRRRRAAVPREVPASR; translated from the coding sequence ATGGATATCTGGTCTTACCTGGGGCAGGGTTTCCTGTCCGTGTTTCAGCCCCAGCACCTCCTGTTCTGCATCATCGGCGTGGTGGCGGGGCAGGTGATCGGCGCCCTGCCCGGGATCGGTTCCGTGTCGGGGGTGGCGCTGCTCCTCCCCCTCACCTTCGGCATGGATCCCGAGTCGGCCATCATCATGCTCACCGGCATCTACTACGGCTGCATGTACGGCGGTACGGTGAGCGCCGTGCTCATCGACATCCCCGGAGACTCGGCGGCCATCATGACCGGGCTGGACGGATACCAGCTGGCCATGCGGGGGCGGGGCGGGCAGGCCCTGTTCATGGCGGCGGTCGGTTCCTTCATCGCCGGCACCTTCGGCATCCTGATGCTCACCCTCTTTGCCCCCCCGCTGGCCCGCTTCGGCCTGCGTTTCGGTCCCCCGGAGACGACTGCCCTCATGCTCCTGGCCCTCACCAGCCTGGGCTGGCTCACCGGTGAGTCCGCCGCCAAGGGGCTTCTCTCCGCCCTCCTGGGGTTGTTCCTGGCTGTGATCGGGGTGGACAGCGTCTCCGGGCGCCCCCGCTTCACCATGGGGGTCATCGACCTCATGGACGGGATTCCCTTTCTGCCCATCGTCATCGGGATATTCGGGATTACCCAGGTACTGCTCTGGCTGGAGAGCCGGGCGCACTGGAAGGTGATGAAGACCAACCTGGGGTTGCGCGCCATCCTGCCTTCCGTGCAGGAGTGGGCGGTATCGAAGTGGGCCATCGTGCGGGGAACCATCATCGGATTCTTCGTGGGGCTGATGCCGGGCGCGGGTGCCACCACCGCCTCCTTCCTGTCCTACACCATAGAGCGGCAGTCGTCCCGGCACCCCCACCTGTTCGGGAAGGGGGCCATCGAGGGCGTGGCTGCTCCCGAATCGGCCAACAACGCCGCCGCCATCGCCGCCTACGTGCCCCTGCTATCCCTGGGCATCCCCGGCTCCGCCACCACGGCGGTGCTCATGGGCGGGCTCATGCTGTGGGGGTTGCGGCCGGGGCCCCTCCTGTTCCGGGACGCCCCCGAGTTCGTGTGGGGCCTCATCGCCAGCATGTACGTGGCCAACTTCCTGCTCCTGGCCGTGAACACCCTGGCCATCCCCCCCATGATCCGCATCCTGAGCATCCCGGCCCCGGTGCTGATGGCCATCGTGTCCGTGATCAGCATCGTGGGCGCCTACTGCGTGGACAACAGCGTCTTCGACATCTGGCTGGCCCTGGGGGCGGGGGTACTGGGGTACTTCATGAACAAGCTGAAACTGCCCGTGCCCCCGGTGGTCCTGGGCCTGGTGCTGGGGCCGGACCTGGAGACGGCCATGAGGCAATCATTCATGCTTTCCAAAGGGTCGGTGGCCATTTTCTTCACCCGGCCCATTGCCCTGGGTCTGCTCATCGCCACGGCGCTTTTCCTCAGCGCCCCGGCCATCGGTGGGCTGATCCGCAGGCGCCGGGCGGCGGTCCCCCGGGAGGTGCCCGCGAGCAGGTAG
- a CDS encoding 4Fe-4S dicluster domain-containing protein, which produces MVDPGRCMACRSCQVACALARDSASRTLVGGLGEDPQPLPRVSVRESPLPLAIPEARGDSPGQPAAAGLPVQCRHCLDAPCLDACPTGAMHRPEAEGAVLYDEAKCMGCLMCVAVCPFGAVRPGHGGRVSKCDRCTQMEYPFCVDACPTGALQYRERAAWQEVAATRQGALMKALALVWEGGTAGEDTAQENG; this is translated from the coding sequence GTGGTTGATCCGGGCCGCTGCATGGCCTGCCGTTCCTGTCAGGTGGCCTGTGCCCTGGCCCGCGATTCGGCCTCCCGCACCCTGGTAGGGGGGCTGGGGGAAGACCCTCAGCCCCTGCCCCGGGTGTCGGTGCGGGAGAGCCCGCTGCCGCTGGCGATCCCAGAGGCGCGGGGAGATAGCCCGGGCCAGCCGGCGGCGGCAGGTTTGCCCGTGCAGTGTCGCCACTGCCTGGATGCTCCCTGCCTGGACGCCTGCCCGACGGGAGCCATGCACAGGCCGGAGGCGGAAGGTGCGGTACTTTATGACGAGGCCAAATGCATGGGTTGCCTGATGTGCGTGGCCGTCTGCCCCTTCGGGGCGGTCAGGCCGGGGCACGGAGGCCGGGTGTCCAAGTGCGACCGCTGCACGCAAATGGAGTACCCCTTCTGCGTGGACGCCTGCCCCACCGGAGCTCTCCAGTACCGGGAGCGCGCGGCCTGGCAGGAAGTGGCGGCTACGCGGCAGGGAGCTCTCATGAAAGCGCTGGCCCTGGTATGGGAAGGAGGCACCGCAGGTGAGGACACTGCGCAAGAGAACGGCTGA